A genomic region of Ensifer adhaerens contains the following coding sequences:
- the pyrC gene encoding dihydroorotase → MQDLVIRRPDDWHLHLRDGDMLKGVIADTSRHFARAIIMPNLVPPVVTTADASAYRERILSAIPAGDRFEPLMTLYLTAGTSPDDVEAGHKSGLVKAVKLYPAGATTNSHSGVRNIDEAMPVLERMAKIGLPLCVHGEVTSSDVDIFDREAVFIETVLDPLRKRLPELKVTMEHVTTKDGVDYIKASKANLAGSITTHHLIINRNAILVGGIKPHYYCLPVAKRENHRLALRAAAVSGDKRFFLGTDSAPHVDPLKECACGCAGIYTSINTMSCLAHVFEEEGALDRLEAFASLNGPAWYGLPVNEETITLRKQAEVVTYPKKIETGAGPVTVFDPMFPLHWAVV, encoded by the coding sequence ATGCAAGACCTCGTAATCCGCCGGCCGGATGATTGGCACCTTCACCTGCGCGACGGCGACATGCTGAAGGGCGTTATCGCCGATACCAGCCGCCATTTCGCCCGCGCGATCATCATGCCCAACCTGGTTCCGCCTGTCGTCACGACGGCAGATGCGAGCGCTTATCGCGAGCGTATCCTCTCGGCGATCCCGGCCGGGGACCGGTTCGAGCCGCTGATGACGCTTTATCTGACCGCAGGTACCAGCCCGGACGATGTCGAGGCCGGCCACAAGAGCGGCCTCGTCAAGGCGGTCAAGCTCTACCCCGCTGGCGCCACGACCAACTCGCACAGCGGAGTGCGCAACATCGATGAGGCGATGCCGGTGCTGGAGCGCATGGCGAAGATCGGCCTACCGCTCTGCGTGCATGGCGAAGTCACGAGCTCGGATGTCGACATCTTCGACCGCGAGGCCGTGTTCATCGAGACCGTGCTCGATCCGCTGCGCAAGCGGCTGCCGGAACTCAAGGTGACGATGGAGCACGTCACCACCAAGGACGGCGTCGACTATATCAAGGCGTCGAAGGCGAACCTTGCGGGCTCGATCACCACGCACCACCTGATCATCAACCGCAACGCCATTCTCGTCGGCGGGATCAAGCCGCATTACTACTGCCTGCCGGTTGCCAAGCGCGAGAACCATCGCCTGGCGCTGCGCGCTGCCGCGGTTTCCGGCGACAAGCGCTTCTTCCTCGGCACGGACTCGGCACCCCATGTCGATCCGCTGAAGGAGTGCGCCTGCGGCTGCGCCGGCATCTACACTTCGATCAACACCATGAGCTGCCTGGCGCATGTGTTCGAAGAGGAAGGCGCGCTCGACAGGCTCGAAGCCTTCGCCTCGCTGAACGGCCCCGCCTGGTACGGCCTGCCGGTCAACGAGGAAACGATCACGCTGCGCAAGCAGGCAGAGGTTGTCACCTATCCGAAGAAGATCGAGACCGGCGCCGGTCCGGTCACCGTTTTCGATCCGATGTTCCCGCTCCACTGGGCCGTCGTCTGA
- a CDS encoding orotate phosphoribosyltransferase, protein MFSNAFTDKAVMAELVAKMLWEIKAVHFSADKPYKLSSGMASPVYIDCRKLISYPRIRSAVMDFAAASILREAGFEKFDVVAGGETAGIPFAAMLAERLGLPMIYVRKAPKGHGRNAQIEGHMPEGARVLVIEDLTTAGGSMFKFIDAIRAAGGVVNHGIALFYYDIFPEAVGEMKGKGVDLHWIATWRNVLAVAREQKLFDEKTLGEVEAFLNAPLAWSGRNGGVSALA, encoded by the coding sequence ATGTTTTCCAACGCGTTCACCGACAAGGCCGTGATGGCCGAGCTGGTCGCCAAGATGCTCTGGGAGATCAAGGCGGTGCATTTCAGCGCCGACAAGCCCTATAAGCTCTCGTCCGGCATGGCGAGCCCGGTCTATATCGACTGCCGCAAGTTGATTTCCTATCCGCGCATCCGTTCGGCGGTGATGGATTTTGCCGCAGCGTCGATCCTGCGCGAAGCCGGCTTCGAGAAGTTCGACGTGGTTGCAGGCGGCGAAACGGCCGGCATCCCGTTTGCCGCGATGCTCGCCGAGCGGCTCGGCCTGCCGATGATCTATGTCCGCAAGGCGCCCAAGGGCCACGGCCGCAACGCCCAGATCGAGGGCCACATGCCGGAAGGCGCTCGCGTTCTCGTCATCGAGGACCTGACGACCGCCGGCGGCTCGATGTTCAAGTTCATCGACGCCATCCGTGCGGCCGGCGGCGTCGTCAACCATGGCATTGCGCTCTTCTACTACGACATCTTCCCGGAAGCGGTCGGCGAGATGAAGGGCAAGGGCGTCGATCTGCACTGGATCGCCACCTGGCGCAACGTACTTGCGGTCGCCCGCGAGCAGAAGCTGTTCGACGAGAAAACGCTGGGCGAAGTCGAGGCCTTCCTCAACGCGCCGCTCGCCTGGTCAGGCCGCAACGGTGGCGTGAGCGCTCTGGCATAA
- a CDS encoding carbohydrate kinase family protein: MIVCCGEALIDMLPRDTTAGENAFAPYAGGAIFNTAIALGRLGIPTGFFTGLSDDMFGDILRVTLKAANVDFGPCATLSLHTTLAFVKLVNGHASYAFFDENTAGRMITREHLPALGDFCEALHFGAISLIPEPCGSTYEALMTREHEKRVISFDPNIRPGFIKDREAHLARMNRMAAMSDIIKFSDEDLAWFGMEGSHDDLAAEWLKRGPKLVLITKGADGAVGYAVRHKVEVAGEKVTVVDTVGAGDTFDAGVLASLKLAGLLTKVDVADLTETAVRNALALGAKAAAVTVSRAGANPPWKQEIGL, encoded by the coding sequence ATGATCGTATGTTGCGGAGAAGCGCTGATCGACATGCTGCCGCGGGACACGACCGCGGGCGAGAATGCGTTCGCGCCCTATGCCGGCGGGGCAATCTTCAACACGGCGATCGCGCTGGGGCGGCTCGGCATTCCGACCGGCTTTTTTACCGGCCTCTCCGACGACATGTTCGGCGATATTCTGCGCGTGACGCTGAAGGCGGCGAACGTGGATTTCGGCCCCTGCGCGACCCTCTCGCTGCATACGACGCTCGCCTTCGTCAAACTCGTCAACGGCCATGCGAGCTACGCCTTCTTCGATGAAAACACCGCCGGCCGCATGATCACTCGCGAGCATCTGCCGGCGCTCGGCGATTTCTGCGAGGCGCTGCATTTCGGCGCGATCAGCCTGATCCCCGAGCCCTGCGGTTCGACCTACGAAGCATTGATGACGCGCGAGCATGAAAAGCGGGTGATCTCATTCGATCCGAACATCCGGCCCGGTTTCATCAAGGACAGGGAGGCCCATCTCGCGCGCATGAACCGCATGGCGGCGATGTCGGATATCATCAAGTTCTCCGACGAGGATCTCGCCTGGTTCGGCATGGAAGGCAGCCACGACGATCTTGCTGCCGAATGGCTGAAGCGCGGACCGAAGCTGGTGCTGATCACCAAGGGCGCCGATGGCGCCGTCGGCTATGCGGTGCGTCACAAGGTCGAGGTCGCTGGCGAAAAGGTCACGGTGGTCGATACGGTCGGCGCCGGCGACACGTTCGATGCCGGCGTGCTGGCGTCGCTGAAACTTGCGGGTCTCCTGACCAAGGTCGATGTCGCCGATCTCACCGAAACCGCCGTCCGCAACGCGCTGGCGCTCGGCGCCAAGGCGGCGGCCGTCACCGTCTCGCGTGCCGGCGCAAACCCGCCGTGGAAGCAAGAAATCGGCCTCTGA
- a CDS encoding helix-turn-helix domain-containing protein: MPIVVNLDVMLAKRKVRSRDLAEQVGITEQNISLLKSGKVKGVRFDTLEKICAALECQPGDILEYRPEPEE; the protein is encoded by the coding sequence ATGCCGATTGTCGTCAATCTCGATGTCATGCTGGCGAAACGGAAAGTCCGCTCACGCGATCTCGCCGAGCAGGTGGGGATCACCGAGCAGAACATCTCGCTGTTGAAATCGGGAAAAGTGAAAGGCGTGCGCTTCGATACGCTGGAGAAGATCTGCGCCGCATTGGAATGCCAGCCGGGCGATATCCTGGAATACCGCCCGGAACCGGAAGAATAA
- a CDS encoding DUF2975 domain-containing protein produces the protein MTDSAERLRRLSRFMKLMILLGGAVFCSAVVYMHWQIFFDRQGFEQGIRDVVFPRVGTITLSYRAIATVIFLTAINNALVIAGLAFAWQLFDSFQRGEILSGRNGVLLRRVGLIALIGATCMTVSNGIGILAVTYDNPGTAGQAVMFDINGGTMIVLLMSGLVVGLGHVMVIASGVEAENRSFV, from the coding sequence ATGACGGATAGCGCCGAGAGGCTGCGCAGGCTCAGCCGCTTCATGAAGCTCATGATCCTCTTGGGCGGCGCGGTGTTCTGTTCGGCCGTCGTTTACATGCACTGGCAGATCTTTTTCGATCGGCAGGGCTTCGAGCAGGGCATTCGCGATGTCGTCTTCCCCCGCGTGGGCACGATCACCCTCTCCTACCGCGCCATCGCGACTGTCATTTTCCTGACGGCCATCAACAATGCGCTTGTCATTGCCGGCCTCGCCTTTGCCTGGCAGCTCTTCGACAGCTTTCAGCGTGGCGAAATCCTCTCCGGCCGCAATGGCGTGCTGTTGCGGAGGGTGGGGCTGATTGCACTGATCGGCGCAACATGCATGACCGTCAGCAACGGGATCGGCATCCTGGCCGTTACCTACGACAACCCGGGCACCGCGGGACAGGCGGTGATGTTCGACATCAATGGTGGCACGATGATCGTACTGCTGATGTCCGGGCTCGTCGTCGGCCTCGGCCACGTCATGGTCATTGCGTCCGGGGTCGAAGCGGAGAACAGGAGCTTCGTCTAA
- the pgi gene encoding glucose-6-phosphate isomerase — translation MKALVDQLKATASETNATDIRAAFASDADRFQRFSTTLGDMLFDYSKCAVNDRVLDGLEALAKAAKVEEKRDAMFRGDIINITEERAVLHTALRNRGNRPILVDGKDVMPDVNGVLAAMGAFADGVRSGALKGATGKKITDVINIGIGGSDLGPVMATLALAPFHDGPRLHFVSNIDGAHIADTLKLLDPETSLFIIASKTFTTIETMTNAATARAFIAGKLGEAAVGHHFAAVSTALDKVAAFGIDQARVFGFWDWVGGRYSIWSAIGLPLMIAVGKENFGRFLDGGHAIDEHFRTAPIRQNIPVLLGLLGFYHRNVLGYPSRAILPYDQRLSRFPAYLQQLDMESNGKAVTLDSTPVDYSTGPVVWGEPGTNGQHAFYQLIHQGTDIIPAEFMIAANGHEKNLRHQHELLIANCLAQSEALMKGRTLAEAKAQLTAKGMADAKADKIAPHRVFTGNRPSLTIVYDQLDPFALGRLIAVYEHRVFVEGALFNINSFDQWGVELGKELATGLLPVVEGKEGAAGHDSSTAGLVAALLKAAH, via the coding sequence ATGAAAGCGCTTGTCGACCAACTCAAAGCAACCGCCTCTGAGACCAACGCAACCGATATCCGCGCGGCCTTCGCCAGCGACGCCGATCGCTTCCAGCGCTTCAGCACCACGCTCGGCGATATGCTGTTCGACTATTCGAAATGCGCCGTCAACGACAGGGTGCTCGACGGCCTGGAAGCGCTCGCCAAGGCGGCCAAGGTCGAGGAGAAGCGGGACGCGATGTTCCGCGGCGACATTATCAACATCACCGAGGAGCGCGCCGTGCTGCACACGGCGCTGCGCAACCGCGGCAACCGCCCCATCCTCGTCGACGGCAAGGACGTGATGCCCGACGTCAACGGTGTGCTTGCCGCCATGGGCGCCTTCGCCGACGGCGTCCGCTCGGGAGCGCTGAAGGGTGCGACCGGCAAGAAGATCACCGACGTCATCAACATCGGCATCGGCGGCTCCGACCTCGGCCCCGTCATGGCGACGCTGGCGCTCGCACCTTTCCATGATGGTCCACGCCTACACTTCGTTTCCAACATCGACGGCGCCCATATCGCCGACACGCTGAAGCTCCTCGATCCTGAAACCTCGCTCTTCATCATCGCCTCGAAGACCTTCACCACCATCGAGACGATGACCAATGCCGCGACCGCCCGCGCCTTCATTGCCGGCAAGCTCGGCGAGGCCGCTGTCGGCCATCACTTCGCTGCCGTCTCGACCGCACTCGACAAGGTGGCCGCCTTCGGCATCGACCAGGCCCGCGTCTTCGGTTTCTGGGATTGGGTCGGCGGGCGCTATTCGATCTGGTCGGCGATCGGCCTGCCGCTGATGATCGCCGTCGGCAAGGAGAATTTCGGCCGCTTCCTCGATGGCGGTCATGCCATAGACGAACATTTCCGCACCGCCCCGATCCGCCAGAACATTCCGGTTCTGCTCGGCCTGCTCGGCTTCTACCATCGCAACGTGCTCGGCTACCCCTCGCGCGCGATCCTGCCCTATGACCAGCGCCTGTCGCGCTTCCCGGCCTACCTGCAGCAGCTCGATATGGAATCGAACGGCAAGGCGGTAACGCTCGACAGCACGCCGGTCGATTACTCGACCGGTCCGGTCGTCTGGGGGGAGCCCGGCACCAATGGCCAACACGCCTTCTACCAGCTCATCCACCAGGGCACGGACATCATCCCGGCCGAGTTCATGATCGCCGCCAACGGCCACGAGAAGAACCTGCGCCACCAGCACGAACTGCTGATTGCCAATTGCCTGGCACAGTCCGAGGCGCTGATGAAGGGCCGTACGCTTGCCGAGGCCAAGGCACAGCTGACCGCCAAGGGCATGGCCGATGCCAAGGCCGACAAGATTGCTCCGCACCGCGTCTTCACCGGCAACCGCCCGTCGCTGACGATCGTCTACGACCAGCTCGATCCCTTCGCGCTCGGCCGCCTCATTGCCGTTTATGAACACCGCGTCTTCGTCGAGGGTGCGCTGTTCAACATCAACTCCTTCGACCAGTGGGGCGTCGAGCTCGGCAAGGAGCTGGCAACCGGCCTGCTTCCTGTTGTCGAAGGCAAGGAGGGTGCAGCCGGTCACGATTCCTCGACCGCAGGTCTGGTGGCAGCCTTGCTGAAGGCCGCGCACTAA
- a CDS encoding long-chain fatty acid--CoA ligase, with translation MAEVSAQQTGTSPGKVWLKSYPPGIAAEIGPLPYKSIGEFFDHAVARYSTRPAFTCMGKSLSFADLNAESAKIGAWLQSLGLAKGDRVAVMMPNILQNPVIVYGILRAGFTVVNVNPLYTPRELQHQLVDSGAKAIFVLENFAHTVQQVVDKTSVKHVVVATMGDMLGLKGAIVNLVVRRIKKLVPAWSIPGHLPFKSALAKGGRSTMKKPNVAASDVAFLQYTGGTTGVSKGATLTHSNLLSNMAQMEIWFETAFRSRARPDNLVFMCALPLYHIFALTVNSLMGLATGGNNILIPNPRDIPGFVKELGKHKTNIFPGLNTLFNALMNNAEFQKLDFSSLMLTFGGGMAIQRPVAERWKQMTGCSIAEGYGLSETSPVATANILDATEFTGTIGMPIPSTDVEIRDDQGNTLPIGEVGEICIRGPQVMAGYWQRPDETAKAISPDGFFRSGDVGFMNAAGLVKIVDRKKDMILVSGFNVFPNEIEEVAMTHPGILECAAIGIPDEHSGEAVKLFVVKKDPALTEDDVKRHCAANLTNYKRPRYVEFRTELPKTNVGKILRKDLRG, from the coding sequence ATGGCGGAAGTCAGCGCACAACAAACGGGTACCAGCCCAGGCAAGGTCTGGCTGAAATCCTATCCACCCGGAATAGCCGCCGAAATCGGCCCCCTGCCCTATAAATCGATCGGCGAGTTCTTCGACCACGCCGTTGCCCGCTATTCGACCCGTCCGGCCTTCACCTGCATGGGCAAGTCGCTGAGCTTTGCCGATCTCAATGCCGAGTCCGCCAAGATCGGCGCCTGGCTGCAGTCCCTTGGCCTTGCCAAGGGCGATCGCGTCGCGGTGATGATGCCCAACATCCTGCAGAACCCGGTCATCGTCTACGGCATTCTCAGAGCCGGCTTCACCGTGGTGAATGTCAACCCGCTCTATACGCCGCGCGAATTGCAGCACCAGCTGGTCGATTCCGGCGCCAAGGCGATCTTCGTTCTCGAGAACTTTGCACATACGGTGCAGCAGGTGGTCGACAAGACCTCGGTCAAGCATGTCGTCGTCGCCACGATGGGCGACATGCTCGGCCTGAAGGGCGCGATCGTCAATCTGGTGGTGCGCCGGATCAAGAAGCTGGTTCCCGCCTGGTCGATCCCTGGCCACCTCCCCTTCAAGAGCGCGCTTGCCAAGGGCGGCCGCAGCACAATGAAGAAGCCGAACGTTGCCGCAAGCGATGTCGCCTTCCTGCAATATACCGGCGGCACGACCGGGGTCTCGAAAGGTGCGACCCTCACCCATTCGAACCTGCTGTCGAACATGGCGCAGATGGAAATCTGGTTCGAGACGGCCTTTCGCTCGCGCGCACGCCCCGACAACCTCGTCTTCATGTGCGCGCTGCCGCTCTATCACATCTTCGCGCTCACGGTGAATTCGCTGATGGGGCTTGCCACCGGCGGCAACAACATCCTGATCCCCAATCCGCGCGACATTCCGGGCTTCGTCAAGGAACTCGGCAAGCACAAGACCAACATCTTCCCCGGCCTCAACACGCTGTTCAACGCACTGATGAACAATGCGGAGTTCCAGAAACTGGACTTCTCGTCGCTGATGCTGACCTTCGGCGGCGGCATGGCGATCCAGCGCCCGGTCGCCGAACGCTGGAAGCAGATGACCGGGTGCTCGATCGCCGAAGGCTACGGCCTTTCGGAGACCTCGCCTGTGGCAACGGCCAACATCCTCGACGCAACCGAGTTCACCGGCACGATCGGCATGCCGATCCCGTCCACCGATGTCGAGATCCGCGACGACCAAGGCAACACCTTGCCGATCGGCGAAGTCGGCGAGATCTGCATCCGCGGCCCGCAGGTGATGGCCGGCTACTGGCAGCGGCCTGATGAAACCGCCAAGGCGATCTCTCCGGACGGCTTCTTCCGCTCGGGCGATGTCGGCTTCATGAACGCGGCCGGACTCGTCAAGATCGTCGACCGCAAGAAGGACATGATCCTCGTCTCGGGCTTCAACGTTTTCCCGAACGAGATCGAGGAAGTGGCGATGACCCATCCCGGCATCCTCGAATGCGCCGCGATCGGCATCCCGGACGAGCACTCCGGCGAGGCCGTCAAGCTTTTCGTGGTCAAGAAGGATCCCGCGCTGACGGAGGACGACGTCAAGCGTCACTGCGCCGCCAACCTCACCAACTACAAGCGCCCCCGCTACGTCGAATTCCGCACCGAATTGCCGAAAACCAATGTCGGAAAGATCCTGCGCAAGGATCTGCGCGGGTAG
- a CDS encoding MFS transporter, giving the protein MCDEAYSSAVEPRRARVSAAEVALAVGGFGIGTGEFAIMGLLPQVADDVAVSVPRAGAVISAYALGVVVGAPLIAVLAARFSRFRVLLALMLIFAVGNFASAIAPDFYTLIAARFFAGLPHGAYFGVAALVAAGLAPPHQRARAVGRVMMGLTIATLFGTPLVAWFGQALGWRSAFAIVGGISLLTVALTFVHVPRDKGNPKATPLRELGALGKLQVWLMLGICAIGCGGMFAVFSYITPALTEVAGVSLANVPIMLSVFGAGMILGNIVGARLADWALLPAIGIAIVFNIFAYVLFYFTMGNPWIAIVNVLFIGGGFAVVPGVQTRLMDVAGEAQTLAAALSHSAFNLANALGAWLGGASIAAGYGWTSTGLVGAVLGVAGFGIFLASVFVDRAQPARLAAKPAAE; this is encoded by the coding sequence ATGTGTGACGAAGCTTATTCTTCCGCCGTCGAACCGCGCCGGGCGCGCGTCTCCGCTGCCGAAGTGGCGCTCGCCGTCGGCGGCTTCGGGATCGGCACCGGCGAATTCGCCATCATGGGTCTATTGCCGCAGGTCGCCGATGATGTTGCTGTTTCGGTGCCGCGAGCCGGGGCCGTGATCAGCGCCTATGCGCTCGGCGTCGTCGTCGGTGCGCCGTTGATTGCGGTGCTGGCCGCCCGCTTCTCCCGCTTCCGCGTGCTGCTCGCGCTGATGCTGATCTTCGCCGTCGGCAATTTCGCGAGTGCAATCGCGCCGGACTTCTACACGCTGATCGCCGCGCGCTTCTTCGCCGGCCTGCCGCATGGTGCCTATTTCGGCGTTGCCGCCCTGGTTGCGGCCGGTCTCGCGCCGCCGCACCAACGAGCCCGCGCCGTTGGCCGGGTGATGATGGGGCTGACGATCGCCACCCTTTTCGGCACGCCGCTCGTCGCCTGGTTCGGCCAGGCCCTCGGCTGGCGGTCCGCCTTCGCGATCGTCGGCGGTATCAGCCTTTTGACCGTGGCGCTGACCTTCGTCCATGTGCCGCGCGACAAGGGCAATCCGAAGGCGACGCCGCTCCGTGAATTGGGAGCGCTCGGCAAGCTGCAGGTCTGGCTGATGCTCGGCATCTGCGCCATCGGCTGCGGCGGCATGTTCGCGGTCTTCAGCTACATCACCCCGGCGCTCACCGAAGTTGCGGGTGTTTCGCTTGCCAATGTGCCGATCATGCTGTCGGTCTTCGGCGCCGGCATGATCCTCGGCAACATCGTCGGTGCTCGGCTTGCCGACTGGGCGCTCTTGCCGGCGATTGGCATCGCCATCGTCTTCAACATCTTTGCCTATGTGCTCTTCTACTTCACCATGGGCAATCCGTGGATCGCCATCGTCAACGTGCTCTTCATCGGCGGCGGTTTCGCGGTGGTGCCGGGCGTGCAGACGCGGCTGATGGATGTCGCCGGCGAGGCACAGACATTGGCGGCGGCACTCAGCCATTCCGCCTTCAACCTTGCCAATGCGCTGGGCGCCTGGCTTGGCGGCGCTTCGATCGCTGCAGGTTATGGCTGGACCTCCACCGGTCTTGTCGGTGCCGTTCTCGGCGTTGCCGGCTTCGGCATCTTCCTCGCATCCGTCTTCGTCGACCGTGCTCAGCCCGCTCGCCTGGCCGCAAAGCCTGCGGCGGAATGA
- a CDS encoding AI-2E family transporter: MQLGNRERENFAVEPRLLGHTAISRHALVGPMTAARWMLVFVLLAGVYFFHGFVVPVLAAVVIGFASWPIYRRLLAAVNGNRTLAATIAIVCVISFIVVPISIAAVYAVDEVRDWVVWAVETNANGALVPAWLSGIPVAGAWLGEQWVKHIGHPGALGELVQLVSGSNIGNIYRGVLVVGASTFHAFLTLLFMLITLFFVYRDGHSFSGQLDKLGERIFPMRWERLSRVVPLTISSTVTGMGIIAIGEGIVLGVAYWLAGVPSPVTLGIITGLMALIPGGAPLCFTLVSVYLVASGSPVHGIALFAWGTTELFIVDKTLRPRLVGGPIKLPFLPTFFGLVGGVKTMGFLGLFVGPVLMALLVAIWREWMREVTAPTETNVNHIIKG; the protein is encoded by the coding sequence GTGCAATTGGGTAATCGCGAACGAGAGAACTTTGCGGTGGAGCCACGGCTCCTCGGGCACACAGCCATTTCGCGCCATGCCCTTGTCGGCCCGATGACCGCTGCCCGCTGGATGCTGGTCTTCGTTCTCCTTGCGGGCGTCTATTTCTTCCATGGCTTCGTGGTGCCGGTGCTGGCCGCCGTCGTCATCGGTTTTGCCAGCTGGCCGATCTATCGCCGGCTGCTTGCCGCCGTGAACGGCAATCGCACGCTTGCCGCGACCATCGCCATCGTCTGCGTCATTTCCTTCATCGTCGTGCCGATCTCGATCGCCGCCGTCTATGCGGTCGATGAAGTGCGCGATTGGGTCGTCTGGGCGGTCGAGACCAATGCCAACGGCGCACTGGTCCCTGCCTGGTTGTCCGGTATCCCGGTTGCCGGCGCCTGGCTCGGCGAGCAATGGGTGAAGCATATCGGTCATCCGGGTGCGCTTGGCGAACTCGTCCAGCTCGTCAGTGGTTCCAACATCGGCAATATCTATCGTGGTGTTCTGGTTGTCGGTGCCTCGACCTTCCACGCCTTCCTGACGCTGCTGTTCATGCTGATCACGTTGTTCTTCGTCTATCGCGACGGCCATTCCTTCTCCGGCCAGCTCGATAAGCTTGGCGAGCGCATCTTCCCGATGCGCTGGGAGCGCCTGTCGCGAGTCGTGCCGCTGACGATCAGCTCGACGGTCACGGGCATGGGCATCATCGCCATCGGCGAAGGCATCGTGCTCGGCGTTGCCTACTGGCTTGCCGGCGTGCCGTCGCCGGTTACGCTCGGCATCATCACCGGCCTCATGGCCCTCATTCCCGGCGGCGCGCCGCTCTGCTTCACCCTGGTCTCGGTCTATCTCGTCGCCAGCGGTTCTCCGGTTCACGGCATTGCTCTGTTTGCCTGGGGCACGACCGAACTCTTCATCGTCGACAAGACGCTGCGGCCGCGCCTCGTCGGTGGACCGATCAAGCTCCCGTTCCTGCCGACGTTCTTCGGCCTCGTCGGCGGTGTGAAGACCATGGGCTTCCTCGGCCTCTTCGTCGGTCCGGTGCTGATGGCGCTGCTGGTGGCCATCTGGCGCGAGTGGATGCGCGAAGTCACCGCCCCCACCGAAACGAACGTCAACCACATCATCAAGGGCTAG
- the kdpF gene encoding K(+)-transporting ATPase subunit F, whose product MFEALIGLAVAVALAAYLVVTLVRPERF is encoded by the coding sequence ATGTTCGAAGCCCTGATCGGTCTCGCTGTCGCCGTCGCGCTCGCTGCCTATCTCGTCGTCACCCTCGTTCGCCCGGAACGGTTCTGA